The Ascaphus truei isolate aAscTru1 chromosome 3, aAscTru1.hap1, whole genome shotgun sequence genome includes a region encoding these proteins:
- the LOC142489225 gene encoding uncharacterized protein LOC142489225 produces MPMEEECTYEIPECVSPSSIDAEEDMITLETVSPNVAPTCVVPEVMTASQATNLTTKHADAGIENLLKSLETREEKMMLLHQERHDQIIAVHGKLLSELMTIKDIMQHTNDLLFTHNGFMGSIAQSLKNKVDRENAQTSGSTTTPPQVAQRHIPLASQSLLVGEVADISHITPHPVHTTVPLKENPCEGVHTYAENTTDRRNNQKLHPCQTARECPQQLFIDEFRHETVVDTFHSVNFVPAQQKGTPGHMHARGLGRRCRKGSYSRGRGRNLQTSTYTSGGGNMSPFVPPKESNMAYTKASTVNRGKRREIQRYTDFKIMNLLCHTTFRPTGLFQVTRHTQMRVYLVYIPSNINQTSEKTSENSYIITPAAPSPLPLISAISMHSQNSP; encoded by the exons ATGCCCATGGAAGAGGAATGTACTTATGAAATTCCAGAATGTGTCTCTCCTTCGTCAATTGATGCAGAAGAAG ACATGATTACTTTGGAAACGGTGTCTCCAAACGTCGCTCCCACCTGCGTTGTTCCAGAGGTCATGACAGCTTCACAAGCTACCAATCTAACTACCAAGCACGCAGATGCAGGGATTGAGAATCTCCTGAAATCCTTAGAAACAAGGGAGGAAAAAATGATGCTCCTCCATCAGGAGCGACATGACCAAATTATTGCAGTGCATGGAAAACTTTTGTCCGAACTTATGACCATCAAAGACATCATGCAACACACAAACGATCTGCTTTTCACTCATAATGGCTTTATGGGATCAATTGCCCAGTCACTTAAAAATAAAGTTGACAGAGAAAATGCCCAAACATCTGGTTCCACAACTACCCCTCCACAAGTAGCCCAACGCCACATTCCATTAGCTTCCCAATCGCTATTGGTTGGTGAAGTGGCTGACATATCACATATTACCCCCCACCCCGTACATACTACAGTTCCCTTAAAAGAAAACCCATGTGAAGGTGTGCATACATATGCAGAGAACACGACAGACCGTAGAAACAATCAGAAACTGCATCCGTGCCAAACTGCAAGGGAGTGTCCACAGCAACTGTTCATTGATGAGTTTCGACACGAAACAGTTGTAGATACTTTTCATAGTGTCAACTTTGTTCCAGCGCAGCAGAAGGGTACCCCAGGTCATATGCATGCACGTGGCCTGGGGAGAAGGTGTAGAAAAGGCAGTTACAGCAGAGGACGGGGTAGAAATTTACAAACATCTACATACACTTCTGGTGGCGGTAACATGTCGCCTTTCGTTCCACCAAAAGAAAGCAATATGGCTTACACTAAGGCATCCACTGTAAACagaggaaaaaggagagagatccagcgctacacggatttcaaaataatgaatttattgtgccacacgacgtttcgaccaacaggtctttttcaagtgacaaggcatactcaaatgagggtctacctagtatatataccctccaacattaatcaaacaagtgaaaaaacaagtgaaaacagttacataatcaccccagctgctcccagtccgcttcccctgatcagtgctatctccatgcatagccaaaacagtccatga